The genome window AAAACTATTTTGGCCTAAAGAAGGGACTAAATGTAAAGTTAGcccttgattaattaatttatagagCTGCGTCAAATGTGAATTATTTATATTCTCCTTTCAAATCCACCACGCAGACCTTTCATGGCGAATCACTGAAAAGCTGAACCTCCGAAAGCCCCAAACTGAATCCGAAACCTGCTTCAATGGCTCGAAGATCTTTCCCAATCCTCAAGCAGCTCCTCCAGAGATCAACCGAAAATCCGCAGCCTTTCTTATGCCGATCCGTGACCTACATGCCCCGACCCGGTGACGGCACGCCGCGCCCCGTAACCCTAATCCCCGGCGATGGAGTCGGGCCTCTGGTGACCAACGCCGTTGAGCAGGTGATGGACGCGATGCACGCGCCGGTCTACTTCGAGCGCTACGAAGTCCACGGAGATATGAAGAGCGTGCCTCCGGAAGTGATCAAGTCGATCCAGAAGaacaaggtgtgtctcaaagGCGGCCTCCATACTCCGGTCGGTGGAGGCGTCAGTTCTCTAAACGTCCAGCTGAGGAAGGAGCTTGATTTGTTCGCTTCCTTGGTCAATTGCTTCAACTTGCCAGGGCTGCCGACTCGGCATGATAACGTGGATATCGTGGTGATCAGGGAGAACACTGAAGGAGAGTACTCAGGACTCGAGCATGAGGTGGTTCCTGGTGTCGTCGAAAGCCTTAAGGTAAGgaatttcatttcaattgtaAATTTTGCTACTAAAATACATTGGTTTACCATTATATAGTTTGATCTCGTTCATGTGCTTGTGAAATAACTTTTATTAGATAGAGATTTCTATAAATTCTGATAATTTAGGCAATTCAATGTCTTTGTTGCCAATTTATTCTAAAAACGTGCATATTCACACCACtgattgtttttaatttgaaaggTTATTATAGGGTAGTGATCATTGATGATTATTATTGCTTGAGTTTATGTTGCTCTGTTGTCTATGTTCCTTTCTCTAGCACAATATTTTAGACATGTTTGATGAAACTAACCCCTTCAACCGATGAAACTATTAATTTGTATGTAAAGATGACTTTGTACAATAAAGTATTATGCTCTTAATGTAGGATGTTGGAAAATTTTATATCCCTAATCCGTGTCTCATGTGCAATACTGAATCAACATCCTAAGCTTGTTTTTGCCTTGGTGATGCATTGTACTGTTGCCTGTTGGAAGTCTTTAATCTACTATTTGTTGCAAGAAGAAATAATCAACCTTTACAAACTTTTGGGCACAATGATTTGTAGATCTTaaatttcctttttaattttgacTTTTCTCATACACAATGGTTTAAAAGCACTTTCCTTTCCTCATATTTGATGAACTTAAGATTGAGTAATATTTTCACAACACATTTTTCCCCAGGTGATAACAAAATTCTGTTCAGAGCGCATTGCCAAGTATGCATTTGAGTATGCTTATCTAAACAACAGAAAGACGGTGACAGCCGTGCACAAAGCCAACATTATGAAGCTTGCAGATGGTCTGTTTTTGGAATCATGTAGAGAAGTTTCCAAGAAGTATCCTGGAATTCAATACAATGAAATTATTGTGGATAACTGCTGTATGCAACTTGTCTCAAAGCCAGAACAATTTGATGTAATGGTAAGAAGCAAATCCTGCCTGCACAGGGCTACTCCCTGTTATCGTTGGAGTATTTGACTACTCTTTCAGCAGTTTAGTCATAAATGGCTGCCTAAATGTGTTTTGAATTGCTCCATATTGTGTCTCTTGCCATAAAAAGCAATATATATACCTTTTTCTTGAGATGGTGAAGCCCCCTTGCATCATGGTTTAATGGCACTGTGTATTTTCAAAGGTTCTGAAGTTTAAACTCTCTCTCTAGTAGTTatgaaatacggagtaatttttatgCTTAATACTGCTTTGCCCAGTGCTCTAAGTATTCCGCAGGAGAATGTGGCTATTGCTTGTTGAACCTACTTAATGAAAGTGCTATACTTAAAATGCACTGTTCTTCTAGCATATAACTTGCAAAATTGTAGTATCTCTATGTTATCAGTGCTTATATTACTGGTAAATGTTAGATGCA of Ipomoea triloba cultivar NCNSP0323 chromosome 3, ASM357664v1 contains these proteins:
- the LOC116013559 gene encoding isocitrate dehydrogenase [NAD] regulatory subunit 1, mitochondrial, which codes for MARRSFPILKQLLQRSTENPQPFLCRSVTYMPRPGDGTPRPVTLIPGDGVGPLVTNAVEQVMDAMHAPVYFERYEVHGDMKSVPPEVIKSIQKNKVCLKGGLHTPVGGGVSSLNVQLRKELDLFASLVNCFNLPGLPTRHDNVDIVVIRENTEGEYSGLEHEVVPGVVESLKVITKFCSERIAKYAFEYAYLNNRKTVTAVHKANIMKLADGLFLESCREVSKKYPGIQYNEIIVDNCCMQLVSKPEQFDVMVTPNLYGNLVANTAAGIAGGTGVMPGGNVGADTAVFEQGASAGNVGNPNLVEQKRANPVAVLLSSAMMLRHLQFPSFADRLETAVKRVIAEGKYRTKDLGGESTTQEVVDAVIDALD